In the Corynebacterium gerontici genome, one interval contains:
- a CDS encoding response regulator: MNNTTVFLVDDHQVFRAGVRAEIGSAFSIVGEAGTVDEAIEGILRSGADVVLLDVHMPEGGGVKVLREVFAQERDDVPKFLALSVSDAAEDVIEVIRAGARGYVTKTISGEELIQAIKRVREGDAVFSPRLAGFVLDAFAQPDPLGKGVVDAPERDAAVERGDASADAAGDPVADALTRRELEVLRLLARGYTYKEIAGELFISVKTVETHASNILRKTQQSNRHALTRWAQARKLD; encoded by the coding sequence ATGAACAACACAACAGTCTTTTTGGTAGATGACCACCAGGTGTTCCGCGCCGGCGTGCGGGCAGAAATCGGCTCCGCGTTTTCGATCGTGGGCGAAGCTGGCACCGTGGATGAAGCGATCGAGGGAATCCTTCGCAGTGGCGCTGATGTGGTGCTGCTTGACGTGCACATGCCGGAAGGCGGGGGAGTGAAGGTGCTCCGGGAGGTATTTGCACAGGAACGCGATGATGTACCGAAATTTTTGGCGCTCAGCGTCTCCGACGCCGCAGAAGATGTGATTGAGGTGATCCGCGCCGGTGCCAGGGGTTACGTCACCAAGACCATCAGCGGTGAAGAACTGATTCAGGCAATCAAGCGGGTGCGCGAAGGCGATGCGGTATTTTCGCCACGCCTAGCTGGTTTTGTGCTGGATGCTTTCGCCCAGCCTGATCCCTTAGGCAAAGGAGTCGTCGATGCGCCGGAGCGTGATGCCGCGGTTGAACGCGGTGATGCGTCAGCGGATGCGGCCGGGGACCCCGTTGCAGATGCTCTCACTCGAAGAGAATTGGAGGTGCTCCGCTTGCTCGCCCGTGGCTATACCTACAAAGAAATTGCAGGTGAACTCTTCATCTCTGTGAAAACGGTAGAAACACATGCTTCGAACATTCTGAGAAAAACTCAACAGTCGAATCGTCATGCGCTCACACGTTGGGCCCAAGCGCGCAAACTGGATTAA
- a CDS encoding fluoride efflux transporter family protein, with product MRALNHPALPIALGAALGALTRYELSLLFEGAWMLLCINVIGSALMGVLSPPAWLGTGFLGGFTSFSTFTAVLLNASPWISLLYTAMTVFGCVGAWILGDTVRRRRL from the coding sequence ATGCGAGCGCTCAACCACCCTGCCCTTCCCATCGCCCTGGGAGCCGCCTTGGGAGCGCTCACTCGCTACGAACTCAGCCTCCTTTTCGAAGGCGCATGGATGCTGTTGTGCATCAACGTCATCGGCAGCGCGCTCATGGGTGTGCTCAGTCCCCCTGCATGGTTGGGCACCGGGTTCTTGGGCGGTTTCACAAGCTTTTCGACGTTCACCGCCGTCCTTCTGAACGCTTCCCCGTGGATCTCACTGCTCTACACGGCCATGACCGTGTTCGGCTGCGTGGGCGCCTGGATACTGGGCGACACTGTGAGGAGACGAAGGCTATGA
- a CDS encoding PspC domain-containing protein, with the protein MSTNTFSQMLETRPARLPRAMEQSRAKIAGVCEGLGFRFQIDPLLLRVIFFVSAFTGIGPLLYITLWWLMPRYPLDVSPAQALMQYPKSGRQRTQLRLGAWAGLFFLALGWLSALVIIPFFAITAVVVTGIVWWLLFLRTPEQPAELDAELRSQASIPAHRRRWPWVTAASVLAVGAIGGAVLFSSPLMESNYTKVEDPKELQAEYTTDFGSMNLDLQDLKPLQKPQTVEVRSRYGNAGVILPDTAYRLECQEDAAGCNDSVHQGKGALLTIKLSAGRFGEAWTE; encoded by the coding sequence ATGAGTACCAATACTTTTTCTCAAATGCTCGAAACCAGGCCCGCTCGTCTGCCGCGCGCCATGGAACAATCGAGGGCAAAAATCGCCGGTGTGTGCGAGGGGCTGGGCTTCCGCTTCCAGATCGACCCTCTCCTGCTGCGGGTCATCTTCTTTGTGTCCGCGTTCACGGGGATCGGGCCACTGCTGTACATCACCTTGTGGTGGTTAATGCCTCGCTATCCTCTTGATGTCTCCCCCGCGCAAGCACTGATGCAGTACCCGAAGTCGGGCAGGCAGCGGACACAGCTTCGCCTCGGCGCTTGGGCCGGGCTTTTCTTCCTGGCGCTTGGCTGGCTCTCGGCGTTGGTGATCATTCCATTCTTCGCGATCACCGCCGTCGTGGTCACAGGAATTGTGTGGTGGCTTCTCTTTCTACGCACTCCTGAGCAGCCCGCGGAACTCGATGCGGAACTGCGCAGCCAGGCTTCGATTCCCGCGCATCGCCGACGCTGGCCCTGGGTGACTGCCGCGAGCGTGCTGGCCGTCGGCGCCATCGGTGGTGCGGTGCTTTTCAGTTCACCGTTGATGGAAAGTAACTACACCAAGGTAGAGGATCCGAAGGAGTTGCAGGCTGAGTACACCACCGATTTCGGCAGCATGAACTTGGATTTGCAGGACCTCAAACCCTTGCAAAAGCCTCAGACTGTGGAGGTGCGCTCGCGCTACGGCAATGCAGGTGTGATTTTGCCAGACACCGCATACCGCCTCGAATGTCAAGAGGATGCCGCAGGGTGCAATGACAGCGTGCATCAAGGCAAAGGCGCGCTGCTCACCATCAAGCTCAGCGCCGGACGTTTCGGTGAAGCATGGACCGAATGA
- a CDS encoding DUF5692 family protein → MFLFDSIPWYAWAAWFVVLGALIGLNELTRRYRAAAWAFYIALPIILTVFVWPHTAGAGSSTGTWFHWVKVYSALAGVLGFMLLRYHKKIRDMRWALVFPAAILAMNILEACIRDFQVGAMHADGVVDGVYMVSGSWNWMNGIAGLLNLLTICGWAGIMISRKPSQDMIWPDMMWFWIIAYDLWNFAYVYNCVGDHSFYAGAALLISCTIPAFFICKGAWLQHRANTLALWMMFTMAVPGFVTDSRFAVEASHRPEALFIVSFIALLANVAVAVWQIRTIRRRHLNPLRDELYDDTAYYHEVHQAHVVSGTSPEAQETLRGTANVR, encoded by the coding sequence ATGTTCCTCTTCGATTCGATCCCCTGGTACGCCTGGGCCGCATGGTTTGTGGTGCTTGGCGCCCTCATTGGCCTCAACGAGCTCACCCGACGCTACCGCGCCGCAGCCTGGGCCTTCTACATTGCCCTGCCCATCATCCTCACCGTCTTTGTCTGGCCCCATACGGCGGGAGCGGGCTCCTCCACCGGTACATGGTTCCACTGGGTGAAGGTCTATTCGGCTCTCGCTGGTGTCCTCGGCTTCATGCTGCTGCGCTACCACAAGAAAATTCGCGATATGCGCTGGGCACTGGTCTTCCCTGCCGCTATCTTGGCCATGAACATTCTTGAAGCCTGCATCCGCGATTTCCAGGTGGGCGCTATGCATGCCGATGGCGTTGTCGATGGTGTGTACATGGTGTCGGGATCCTGGAACTGGATGAACGGCATTGCAGGCCTGCTGAATCTGCTCACGATCTGCGGCTGGGCGGGCATCATGATCTCGCGCAAGCCCAGCCAAGACATGATCTGGCCGGACATGATGTGGTTCTGGATCATCGCCTATGACCTGTGGAACTTTGCCTACGTGTACAACTGCGTTGGCGACCACTCCTTCTACGCCGGTGCCGCGCTGCTCATCTCCTGCACCATCCCAGCATTCTTCATCTGCAAGGGAGCCTGGCTGCAACACCGCGCAAACACCCTTGCACTGTGGATGATGTTCACCATGGCTGTGCCCGGATTCGTCACGGACTCTCGCTTCGCCGTCGAAGCATCACACCGCCCAGAAGCCCTCTTCATCGTCTCCTTCATCGCCCTGCTCGCCAATGTCGCCGTCGCCGTGTGGCAGATCCGCACCATCCGTCGCCGTCACCTCAACCCGCTGCGCGATGAGCTTTACGACGACACCGCGTACTACCACGAAGTACACCAGGCCCATGTTGTCTCCGGTACTTCACCCGAGGCTCAAGAAACTCTTCGCGGCACCGCGAACGTCCGCTAG
- a CDS encoding FluC/FEX family fluoride channel yields MTFDALASVIAVAAGGALGGVARWRLAQLGAYRGTLVANTLACAVLGVLSHLELDAVWLLFCTTGLAGALSTWSTLARELGELWRAEKHARAWVYGISTLACGVLAMLLGSALMP; encoded by the coding sequence ATGACCTTCGACGCTCTCGCTTCTGTGATCGCCGTGGCCGCCGGCGGCGCGCTGGGTGGGGTTGCGCGTTGGCGTTTGGCGCAGCTCGGGGCGTATCGCGGCACCCTGGTGGCGAACACTCTCGCGTGCGCCGTGCTTGGGGTGCTGAGCCACCTGGAGCTTGACGCCGTGTGGTTGCTGTTTTGCACCACCGGTTTAGCAGGGGCGCTATCCACATGGTCTACGTTGGCGCGTGAACTCGGCGAGTTGTGGCGAGCAGAAAAGCACGCCCGCGCCTGGGTGTATGGAATCTCCACCCTGGCGTGCGGCGTGCTTGCCATGCTGCTTGGCAGCGCCCTAATGCCCTAG
- the pgm gene encoding phosphoglucomutase (alpha-D-glucose-1,6-bisphosphate-dependent) codes for MAHPRAGQVAQPEDLIDIAELVTAYYTRTPDAENPDQQVAFGTSGHRGSSLDTAFNEHHILATTQAIVEYRRANNIGGPVYIGRDPHALSEPAMISALEVLLAHDIDVLVDDRGRYTPTPAVSHAILAHNAKLEGGVTGTDPKRADGIVITPSHNPPRDGGFKYNPPNGGPADTDATDWIAKRANELLRDGLRDVKRTSVSGVLDGRTHKHNYLDNYIADLPNVVNLDAIKSSGLSIGADPMGGASVDYWGAIGEKFGLDLAVVNPLVDATWRFMTLDTDGKIRMDCSSANSMASLVHNRERYDIATGNDADADRHGIVTPDAGLMNPNHYLAVAIEYLFANRPGWGEHTAVGKTLVSSSMIDRVVDNLGRKLVEVPVGFKWFVPGLIDGSVGFGGEESAGASFLRHNGTVWSTDKDGIILDLLASEITAVTGKTPSQRYAELAAEYGAPAYARTDAEANREQKAVLKALSPEQVQATELAGEKITAKLTEAPGNGAPIGGLKVCTESAWFAARPSGTEDKYKIYAESFRGEEHLKQVQDAAQALVSEVLGQ; via the coding sequence ATGGCACACCCACGCGCCGGCCAAGTGGCCCAGCCAGAAGACCTCATCGACATCGCCGAGCTTGTCACCGCGTACTACACGCGCACACCAGATGCCGAGAACCCGGACCAGCAAGTTGCCTTTGGCACCTCTGGGCACCGCGGATCCTCACTCGATACCGCCTTCAATGAGCACCACATCCTGGCAACCACCCAAGCCATTGTGGAATATCGCCGCGCCAACAACATCGGTGGGCCGGTTTATATCGGGCGCGATCCGCACGCGCTGAGTGAGCCTGCCATGATTTCCGCGCTCGAGGTGCTGCTGGCGCACGACATTGACGTGCTGGTGGACGACCGCGGGCGCTACACCCCAACGCCCGCGGTATCGCATGCGATCCTCGCACATAACGCCAAGCTGGAAGGTGGCGTGACCGGCACCGACCCCAAGCGTGCCGACGGTATCGTCATCACCCCTTCCCACAACCCGCCTCGCGATGGCGGCTTCAAGTACAACCCACCGAATGGCGGCCCCGCCGATACCGATGCCACCGATTGGATTGCCAAGCGCGCCAACGAGTTGCTGCGTGACGGCTTGCGGGACGTCAAGCGCACCTCCGTCTCCGGCGTGCTGGACGGGCGTACCCACAAGCACAACTACCTGGACAACTACATTGCGGACCTGCCCAATGTGGTGAACCTGGATGCGATCAAGAGTTCCGGGCTTTCCATTGGCGCCGATCCGATGGGCGGTGCCTCGGTTGACTACTGGGGCGCGATTGGGGAGAAGTTCGGCCTCGATCTGGCAGTGGTGAATCCGCTTGTCGACGCCACCTGGCGCTTCATGACCCTCGACACCGACGGCAAGATCCGCATGGACTGCTCCTCGGCGAACTCCATGGCCTCGCTGGTGCACAACCGCGAACGCTACGACATCGCCACCGGCAACGACGCCGACGCGGACCGCCACGGCATCGTCACTCCCGACGCGGGGCTGATGAACCCCAACCACTACCTCGCTGTGGCCATCGAATACCTCTTTGCCAACAGGCCGGGCTGGGGTGAGCACACCGCCGTGGGCAAGACACTGGTGTCCTCCTCCATGATCGACCGCGTGGTGGACAATCTTGGTCGCAAGCTTGTGGAAGTGCCCGTGGGCTTCAAGTGGTTTGTGCCCGGACTGATCGACGGCTCCGTTGGCTTCGGCGGCGAGGAATCCGCAGGTGCTTCCTTCCTTCGTCACAACGGCACGGTGTGGTCAACGGATAAGGACGGGATCATTTTGGATCTGCTCGCCTCCGAAATCACCGCCGTGACGGGTAAAACGCCTTCGCAGCGTTACGCTGAACTCGCCGCCGAATACGGTGCGCCCGCGTATGCTCGCACTGACGCTGAGGCAAACCGTGAGCAAAAAGCCGTGCTGAAGGCGCTTTCCCCAGAACAGGTGCAGGCCACCGAGCTCGCTGGCGAGAAAATTACCGCCAAACTCACCGAGGCTCCCGGCAATGGTGCGCCCATCGGCGGCTTGAAGGTGTGCACCGAGAGCGCCTGGTTTGCGGCTCGCCCCTCTGGCACTGAGGACAAGTACAAGATCTACGCCGAGTCTTTCCGCGGCGAGGAGCATCTCAAGCAGGTGCAAGACGCGGCTCAAGCCTTGGTGTCTGAAGTGCTTGGGCAGTAG
- a CDS encoding DsbA family protein has protein sequence MNNKKSKIQNPNEQSKSFIWALVVLVVVVVAVVGFIVMQGKEKKDNAFADHPVNDVAFSAAVEDNSITLKSDKAGKDAKVVDIYEDYSCPHCGDLAKETDEKTRELLDQGKVIVKIHDLNFLDDKDGTDNEPAKDGNSTLAGASALAIAKDGDAKTYWAYRDLLYTEQANIYNKWKAEDFANAAKQLGASDDAVAKIKDYAYQDELVQHAEANAQELEDKLGKVSSPQVFIDGKHVEGNPAEWVNQI, from the coding sequence TTGAATAACAAAAAGAGCAAGATCCAGAACCCGAATGAGCAGTCCAAGAGCTTCATTTGGGCACTCGTGGTCCTCGTTGTTGTCGTGGTGGCCGTGGTTGGTTTCATCGTGATGCAGGGTAAGGAGAAGAAGGATAACGCCTTTGCCGATCACCCTGTCAATGACGTTGCCTTCAGCGCAGCGGTGGAAGACAACTCCATCACGTTGAAGTCTGATAAGGCTGGCAAGGATGCCAAGGTGGTTGACATCTACGAGGACTACTCCTGCCCCCACTGCGGCGATCTGGCTAAAGAAACAGATGAGAAGACGCGTGAGTTGCTGGATCAAGGCAAAGTGATTGTCAAGATCCACGACCTCAACTTCCTCGACGATAAGGACGGCACCGACAACGAGCCTGCAAAGGACGGCAATTCCACGCTCGCCGGCGCATCGGCTCTAGCGATTGCTAAGGATGGCGACGCCAAGACCTACTGGGCATACCGCGATCTGCTCTACACCGAGCAGGCCAATATCTACAACAAGTGGAAGGCTGAAGACTTCGCCAACGCCGCCAAGCAGCTCGGCGCATCCGATGATGCAGTGGCGAAGATCAAGGACTACGCCTACCAGGACGAGCTGGTGCAGCACGCTGAGGCGAATGCTCAGGAACTCGAGGACAAACTGGGCAAGGTTTCCTCCCCGCAGGTCTTCATTGACGGCAAGCACGTTGAGGGCAACCCCGCTGAATGGGTGAACCAGATCTAA
- a CDS encoding peptide MFS transporter, with product MSNSVQSTRAQHRTFLGHPRGLLNLAGIEMWERFSYYGLLALLVYYLYHSTAEGGLGLDKQTSVSIVGAYGGMVYLTSVAGAWVADRVLSPQRTLLFSALIVMIGHISLAAFHGLSGVILGLSCIALGAGSVKTTSQVVLSELYQRGDGKRDGGFSIYYMGINIGALIAPIITNALWGWKGFHWGFAAAAAFMAIGSLQFLLTRASTIGEAGLEVPNPISRAKLLPILAGTLLVLAAFASLFIFGVLPLARLANVVVLVPAAIAAVLWVQMYRSPLVSAEERSRLLGFVPMFFAAVAFWSIFNQQSTVLAVYSDERLNRTIFGHELPPGVIKSINPLFIICFSAVFAAIWTKLGRRQPSYATKFSMSLALIAIAVLIFLPFAGSGANSTPFLVIVGILFIFTLAELMLSPVGNSMATQLAPKAFPTRMFALWIISMSLGTALSGSFAQFYDPTNAQAERTYFLVMFGITATLALVVFALRKWVERKFIDVH from the coding sequence TTGTCTAATTCCGTTCAATCGACGCGAGCACAGCATCGAACTTTTCTCGGGCATCCCCGCGGGTTGTTGAACCTCGCGGGGATCGAAATGTGGGAGCGCTTCAGCTACTACGGGTTACTCGCGCTGCTGGTGTATTACCTCTACCACTCCACAGCCGAGGGCGGTTTGGGGCTGGACAAACAAACCTCCGTCTCTATCGTCGGCGCCTACGGCGGCATGGTGTACCTCACCAGCGTGGCAGGTGCCTGGGTGGCGGATCGCGTACTGTCGCCACAGCGCACACTGTTGTTCTCTGCACTGATCGTGATGATCGGCCACATCAGCCTGGCCGCGTTCCACGGGCTTAGCGGCGTGATTCTTGGCCTTTCCTGCATCGCCTTGGGCGCAGGCTCTGTCAAGACCACTTCTCAAGTGGTGCTCAGCGAGCTGTATCAGCGTGGCGACGGCAAACGCGACGGTGGATTTTCCATTTACTACATGGGTATTAATATCGGCGCGTTGATTGCGCCCATCATCACTAATGCGCTGTGGGGTTGGAAAGGCTTCCACTGGGGCTTCGCCGCCGCAGCCGCATTCATGGCCATCGGTTCGCTGCAGTTCCTACTAACGCGCGCATCGACCATCGGCGAAGCTGGCCTTGAAGTACCCAATCCAATTTCGCGCGCCAAGCTGTTGCCAATTCTGGCAGGAACCCTGCTGGTCCTCGCAGCTTTTGCGTCACTCTTCATCTTTGGAGTTCTGCCGCTTGCTCGCCTGGCCAATGTGGTGGTGCTCGTCCCCGCCGCCATCGCCGCGGTGCTGTGGGTGCAGATGTATCGCTCCCCCTTGGTCAGCGCCGAGGAGCGCTCACGCCTGCTCGGTTTTGTGCCCATGTTCTTTGCAGCCGTAGCATTTTGGTCCATCTTCAATCAGCAGTCCACGGTCCTTGCGGTGTACTCGGATGAACGGCTCAACCGAACTATCTTCGGGCACGAACTGCCACCGGGCGTTATCAAATCCATCAACCCACTGTTCATCATCTGCTTCTCTGCTGTCTTTGCCGCGATCTGGACCAAACTGGGCAGACGGCAACCGAGTTACGCCACCAAATTCTCAATGTCTTTGGCGCTCATCGCCATCGCCGTGCTCATCTTCCTTCCCTTTGCTGGCAGTGGGGCAAACTCAACACCATTCCTGGTGATCGTGGGCATCCTGTTCATCTTCACGCTTGCTGAACTCATGCTCTCCCCCGTGGGCAACTCGATGGCCACACAGCTCGCACCCAAGGCGTTCCCCACGCGCATGTTTGCGCTGTGGATCATCAGCATGAGCTTGGGCACCGCGCTCTCGGGATCTTTCGCCCAGTTCTATGACCCCACCAATGCGCAGGCAGAACGAACCTATTTCCTGGTGATGTTCGGCATCACCGCAACGCTGGCACTCGTTGTGTTTGCGCTTCGCAAGTGGGTGGAACGCAAGTTCATCGACGTGCACTAG
- a CDS encoding ATP-binding protein — protein sequence MSLILEECNNISMFAYPAFRRSRSRMLGGVAGGLAEHLGMPPLAARALFAVLCFAGGVGLALYLALWILSPLRSVAEHEQRQEANVPAWHWLLVALAILGCTFGAGIGIGLELTISLAVILVGGVVVWAALTTNHSQRRKLLSAAGVALVLLGVLSSTQLWQGPYLLAAVTSVLFTLLGAGVLALPVARGFLDKLASEREAKAVEEQRVRIAQQLHDSVLQTLALIQKRSTEAEIQRLARRQERELRQWLFAPREDASIFAAIEQACANVEDDFGISITPVVVGEDAQMTSNAAEAVAAAREAMVNAAKHSGEQRCDVYAELSFGELHIFVRDRGAGFDLNTIDPSRQGIKGSIQSRVHNVGGQVTIRSDEGTEVAIRVPMYEANQEVAQ from the coding sequence ATGTCCCTGATTCTGGAGGAGTGCAACAATATCAGCATGTTCGCCTACCCAGCTTTTCGACGCTCCCGCTCCCGCATGCTCGGCGGTGTAGCTGGAGGGCTCGCGGAACATCTTGGGATGCCCCCACTGGCCGCGAGGGCATTATTCGCAGTGCTCTGCTTTGCTGGTGGTGTTGGCTTGGCACTGTATCTTGCATTATGGATTCTCTCGCCACTGCGCAGCGTTGCCGAGCATGAACAGCGGCAGGAGGCGAACGTCCCCGCCTGGCACTGGCTACTGGTAGCACTTGCGATTCTGGGGTGCACGTTCGGCGCCGGGATTGGAATCGGCCTCGAACTCACCATTTCGCTGGCGGTGATCTTGGTTGGTGGCGTGGTGGTATGGGCAGCGTTGACCACCAACCACTCGCAACGTAGAAAGTTGCTGAGCGCAGCGGGTGTCGCGCTGGTGCTGCTCGGTGTGCTCAGCAGCACCCAGCTTTGGCAAGGTCCTTATTTACTCGCTGCCGTCACATCGGTGCTGTTTACGCTGCTCGGGGCGGGGGTACTCGCGCTGCCTGTGGCCCGGGGATTTTTAGACAAGTTGGCATCAGAGCGAGAAGCCAAGGCGGTCGAGGAACAGCGCGTGCGCATTGCCCAACAGCTTCACGACTCGGTACTTCAAACCCTTGCATTGATTCAAAAGCGTTCCACCGAGGCCGAAATTCAACGACTTGCCAGGCGCCAGGAACGAGAGCTGCGGCAATGGCTCTTTGCTCCCCGCGAAGACGCCTCCATTTTTGCCGCAATTGAGCAAGCATGTGCCAATGTCGAAGACGACTTCGGCATCAGCATCACCCCTGTCGTAGTAGGTGAGGACGCCCAAATGACCTCTAACGCCGCTGAAGCTGTCGCCGCCGCACGCGAAGCCATGGTGAACGCCGCCAAACACTCCGGCGAACAGCGTTGTGATGTCTACGCAGAGCTGAGCTTCGGAGAGCTTCACATTTTTGTGCGCGATCGGGGAGCGGGATTTGATCTCAACACTATTGACCCGAGCAGACAAGGCATCAAAGGGTCCATTCAGTCTCGAGTCCACAATGTCGGCGGACAGGTCACCATTCGTTCGGATGAAGGTACTGAAGTGGCGATCCGAGTGCCCATGTATGAGGCGAATCAGGAAGTTGCACAATGA
- a CDS encoding TetR-like C-terminal domain-containing protein, whose product MSSIARCAAESGYSKDMGAHEATDAQLAIARALKLLLKEKPLRRVTVAQLCRVAVINRQTFYYHFNDIVDAAAWVFAREVADHILQHASYEQWADGLEQLMVYMHDNAEQARAVIDSLPWSRTERFFHATLRQMMTAVVDELLTLSPELQVQPADRDFVIQHYTVAVWGHIAHWLAGGMQQDPHGLVRRIHFAMQGHVHESLERFHTHPGGLGLPR is encoded by the coding sequence GTGTCTAGTATTGCGCGCTGCGCTGCGGAGTCTGGCTACAGTAAAGACATGGGCGCGCACGAAGCAACGGACGCACAGTTGGCGATAGCTCGCGCGCTCAAGCTGCTGCTGAAGGAAAAACCCTTGCGGAGAGTCACCGTGGCGCAACTGTGCCGAGTAGCGGTGATTAATCGCCAGACGTTTTACTACCACTTCAACGACATCGTGGACGCCGCGGCATGGGTGTTCGCCCGCGAAGTGGCAGATCATATTTTGCAGCACGCCAGCTATGAACAGTGGGCTGATGGGCTCGAACAGCTCATGGTTTATATGCACGACAATGCTGAGCAAGCCCGGGCCGTCATTGATTCTTTGCCTTGGTCGCGAACCGAACGCTTTTTTCACGCCACGCTGCGGCAGATGATGACAGCAGTGGTCGATGAATTACTCACCCTTTCACCAGAGCTGCAGGTGCAGCCCGCTGATCGCGACTTCGTTATCCAGCACTACACCGTTGCCGTTTGGGGCCATATCGCACACTGGCTTGCAGGCGGAATGCAACAAGATCCACATGGACTAGTGCGACGCATCCACTTTGCTATGCAGGGCCACGTGCATGAGTCTTTGGAGCGCTTCCACACGCACCCCGGCGGTCTGGGGCTGCCTCGCTGA
- a CDS encoding DoxX family protein, whose amino-acid sequence MRKDKVLDALSLISRFALAFVWISAGISKISDRLDTMQSIEGYDIFSPTWVDWIATVIGPLELIGGVMLLAGIFLRQAGKISAVVLVLFIIGIAQAWARGLNIDCGCFGAAAPSEAHMDYLLTILRDVVFIAMSMMCVYWPYRRFALHV is encoded by the coding sequence ATGCGCAAAGACAAAGTGTTAGACGCGCTGAGCTTGATTTCGCGTTTTGCACTCGCGTTCGTCTGGATCTCCGCAGGCATCAGCAAGATCAGCGATCGCCTGGACACGATGCAGTCGATCGAAGGGTACGACATTTTTAGCCCCACCTGGGTTGACTGGATCGCCACGGTCATCGGGCCGCTGGAGTTGATTGGCGGCGTGATGTTACTGGCGGGCATCTTCCTGCGTCAAGCAGGCAAAATCTCTGCCGTGGTGCTGGTGCTTTTCATCATCGGCATCGCACAAGCGTGGGCCAGGGGCCTGAATATTGATTGCGGTTGCTTTGGTGCCGCCGCGCCGAGTGAAGCGCACATGGATTATCTGCTCACCATCTTGCGCGATGTTGTCTTCATCGCGATGTCCATGATGTGCGTGTATTGGCCTTATCGACGCTTCGCGTTGCACGTTTAA
- a CDS encoding YihY/virulence factor BrkB family protein gives MSKSSSNPTPFVVPLDGSASVSTLDAERYHREVTRPHRWIPLRSWRLIGRRLFVEIFNRSLMDRGALLSFYTLFTGIPTLLAFYSIATLLLAQNSNKVRELSEDFINQNIPENYAEEARKVIDILLGNTQQSVITLVISVAIALFSSSAYVRAFSRSANALYGRHEGRGILRTWTIMWGLTIAIVAGLALILIAFFLQAEFLTPILNSIAQPLHLNRLSDFFLGTFLPVWKYVRWPVIFGLSIALIALLYTIAPNVQYGKMRWLTVGSTFALIAVSLVGLGVRVYVNNFLHIGMYGALGGLIGGFFGLLISNTILLLGLKLDAEITRVRELQAGLHSEALILAPPRCSKGAEGNNHIDARLRKKAAEFRQDNHPDAAVTAEQPAANGERR, from the coding sequence ATGTCAAAATCTTCCTCTAATCCCACCCCCTTTGTCGTGCCACTCGACGGCAGCGCAAGTGTGAGCACCCTCGACGCCGAGCGTTACCACCGCGAAGTCACGCGCCCACATCGCTGGATCCCGCTGCGCTCGTGGAGGCTCATCGGCCGCAGGCTCTTCGTGGAAATTTTCAACCGCAGCTTGATGGATCGCGGCGCGCTGTTGAGCTTCTACACCCTATTCACCGGCATCCCCACCCTGCTGGCGTTCTATTCCATCGCCACGCTCCTGCTGGCGCAAAACAGCAATAAAGTGCGCGAGCTCAGCGAGGACTTCATCAACCAGAACATTCCCGAAAATTATGCCGAAGAAGCCCGTAAGGTCATCGACATTTTGCTGGGCAACACACAACAATCAGTGATTACCTTGGTCATCTCGGTGGCCATTGCGCTCTTTTCATCCTCGGCATATGTGCGCGCCTTTTCCCGCAGCGCCAATGCACTCTACGGACGCCACGAAGGCCGCGGAATCTTGCGCACGTGGACGATTATGTGGGGACTGACCATCGCCATCGTGGCGGGACTCGCACTCATTTTGATTGCATTTTTCCTCCAGGCAGAATTCCTCACACCGATTTTGAACAGCATCGCGCAACCCCTCCACCTGAACAGGCTCAGCGACTTCTTCCTAGGAACCTTCCTGCCAGTATGGAAATACGTGCGCTGGCCGGTGATCTTTGGGCTCTCCATCGCCCTCATTGCCCTGCTCTACACCATCGCACCGAATGTGCAATACGGGAAAATGCGCTGGCTCACGGTTGGATCCACCTTCGCGCTCATCGCAGTGAGCCTCGTTGGTCTCGGGGTGCGGGTATATGTGAATAACTTCCTTCACATCGGCATGTACGGGGCACTGGGAGGCCTGATCGGCGGGTTCTTTGGCCTACTCATTTCCAACACCATCTTGCTGCTGGGGCTCAAATTGGATGCTGAAATCACCCGCGTGCGCGAGCTGCAAGCCGGACTGCATTCCGAAGCCCTCATCCTGGCACCGCCACGGTGCTCCAAAGGCGCGGAAGGCAACAATCACATTGACGCCCGGTTGCGCAAGAAAGCCGCCGAGTTTCGCCAGGATAACCACCCCGACGCGGCAGTGACAGCGGAGCAGCCAGCTGCAAACGGCGAAAGACGCTGA